The following proteins are co-located in the Streptomyces bottropensis ATCC 25435 genome:
- a CDS encoding peroxidase family protein — MAMTGRHEQRYERYEDGGPEAERLVFERLAQELMDVQLRNRRAGGGGVARAFHAKAPVAVENARLRFHDDLPAALRVGFAQPGADYAAVVRLSNASGIRQGDGSADLHGVAIRVRVSDEESHDLLATGFPVSHAANAREFVAFAKAMAGARSPLRKAFGLFVKLPLAVGLGTAGRMRRNVRAATRRPVNSLASETYWSRGAMLWGEAGPVRYLLRPAPGTPVASAPDRQDPDFLHREFARRLAQADVAFDLCVQRYVDERRTPVEDAAVEWTDAVAPAVPIARLTVPAQDLDGAEARAAARRIEELTFNPWYTTDEFRPLGNINRARKAAYRASGAHRLGQRFVTEEPVRNKVLGRLAGPVFGLLNRAVPWHRLPLSLSLLNLMFLRKALRRLNLIDTEPGEAPPRAQPVPDPIPERLRTERSYDGTYNDLSEPSMGAVGAAFGRNLKPDYRPDTFDTPNPVTVSRQLLHRESFVPATSLNVLAAAWIQFQVHDWVNHRRHKPGGRGVEVPLPPGHGPWRNTPNGPVENVMRFAENEGVERPGEPPILFANSASHWWDGSEVYGADERTARILREADGRAELRLEEGHMPMNGMGVPLTGFNESWWMGLSAMHTLFAREHNAVCAALRAEYPAMGEERIHHTARLVVSALIAKIHTVEWTPAILATEAIDLALHTNWSGPPKSWLNQLGLWLFEAHSLTGIPKTLPDHHAAPYSLTEDFVTVYRMHPLIPDDYELREHQFGRRLETVGFADIQGAAAESQIRKTGLANTLYSFGIAHPGAITLHNFPRALQRFERDGEIVDLSVVDLVRTRRRGVPRYNDFRAGLHRGRIRSFEELTRNPQTLARLKDVYRDVDEIDTVVGLFAENPPEGFGFSDTAFRIFILMASRRLQSDRFLTVDYRPEVYTPLGIDWVENGGMHSVVLRHCPELAPLLPRGASAFAPWRTVRPTGDDGGAP; from the coding sequence ATGGCGATGACCGGGCGGCACGAGCAGCGGTACGAGCGGTACGAGGACGGCGGCCCGGAGGCCGAGCGGCTCGTGTTCGAGCGGCTGGCCCAGGAGCTGATGGACGTCCAGCTCAGGAACCGGCGGGCCGGGGGCGGCGGGGTCGCGCGCGCGTTCCACGCGAAGGCCCCGGTGGCCGTCGAGAACGCGCGGCTGCGTTTCCACGACGACCTCCCGGCCGCCCTGCGGGTCGGCTTCGCGCAGCCCGGAGCCGACTATGCGGCGGTGGTCCGGCTGTCCAACGCGAGCGGCATCCGGCAGGGCGACGGCTCTGCCGACCTGCACGGCGTGGCGATACGCGTACGGGTGTCGGACGAGGAGAGCCACGACCTGTTGGCCACCGGCTTCCCGGTGTCGCACGCGGCGAACGCGCGGGAGTTCGTGGCGTTCGCCAAGGCCATGGCGGGGGCGCGCAGCCCGCTGCGGAAGGCGTTCGGGCTGTTCGTGAAGTTGCCGCTCGCGGTGGGTCTCGGCACGGCCGGGCGGATGCGGCGGAACGTGCGCGCGGCCACCCGGCGCCCGGTGAACTCCCTGGCGAGCGAGACCTATTGGAGCCGCGGCGCGATGCTGTGGGGCGAGGCCGGGCCGGTGCGGTACCTGCTCCGGCCCGCCCCTGGCACGCCGGTGGCGTCCGCGCCCGACCGGCAGGACCCCGACTTCCTGCACCGCGAGTTCGCACGACGCCTGGCGCAGGCCGACGTGGCGTTCGACCTGTGCGTCCAGCGGTACGTGGACGAGCGGCGCACGCCGGTCGAGGACGCGGCGGTGGAGTGGACGGACGCGGTGGCACCGGCGGTGCCGATCGCCCGGCTCACCGTCCCGGCTCAGGATCTGGACGGTGCCGAGGCGCGGGCGGCCGCCCGGCGGATCGAGGAGCTGACCTTCAACCCCTGGTACACGACCGACGAGTTCCGGCCACTGGGGAACATCAACCGTGCGCGGAAGGCCGCGTACCGGGCGAGCGGCGCGCACCGCCTCGGGCAGCGCTTCGTCACCGAGGAACCCGTGCGCAACAAGGTGCTCGGCCGTCTCGCGGGTCCCGTCTTCGGGCTGCTGAACCGTGCCGTGCCCTGGCACCGCCTGCCGCTGTCCCTGAGCCTGCTGAACCTGATGTTCCTGCGGAAGGCGCTGCGCCGGCTGAACCTGATCGACACCGAGCCCGGCGAGGCGCCGCCCCGGGCCCAGCCCGTGCCGGACCCGATCCCCGAGCGGCTGCGCACGGAGCGGTCGTACGACGGGACGTACAACGACCTGTCCGAGCCGTCGATGGGCGCGGTCGGCGCCGCCTTCGGCCGGAACCTGAAGCCCGACTACCGGCCGGACACCTTCGACACGCCGAACCCGGTCACGGTCAGCCGACAGTTGCTGCACCGCGAGAGCTTCGTGCCCGCGACCTCACTCAATGTGCTGGCGGCGGCGTGGATCCAGTTCCAGGTGCACGACTGGGTCAACCACCGCCGCCACAAGCCGGGCGGCCGCGGTGTGGAGGTGCCGCTGCCACCCGGCCACGGCCCGTGGCGGAACACCCCGAACGGGCCGGTCGAGAACGTGATGCGGTTCGCGGAGAACGAGGGCGTCGAACGGCCGGGCGAGCCGCCGATCCTGTTCGCCAACAGCGCCTCCCACTGGTGGGACGGCTCCGAGGTGTACGGCGCGGACGAGCGGACCGCACGGATCCTGCGGGAGGCCGACGGCCGCGCCGAACTCCGCCTGGAGGAGGGCCACATGCCGATGAACGGCATGGGCGTCCCGCTCACCGGGTTCAACGAGAGCTGGTGGATGGGCCTGAGCGCGATGCACACGCTCTTCGCCCGCGAGCACAACGCGGTCTGCGCGGCGCTGCGCGCCGAGTACCCGGCGATGGGCGAGGAGCGGATCCACCACACGGCACGGCTGGTGGTCTCCGCCCTCATCGCGAAGATCCACACGGTGGAGTGGACCCCGGCGATCCTCGCCACCGAGGCGATCGACCTCGCGCTGCACACCAACTGGTCCGGTCCGCCGAAGAGTTGGCTCAACCAGTTGGGGTTGTGGCTGTTCGAGGCGCACTCGCTGACCGGCATCCCGAAGACCCTGCCGGACCACCACGCGGCGCCGTACTCGCTGACGGAGGACTTCGTCACCGTCTACCGCATGCATCCGCTGATCCCGGACGACTACGAGCTGCGGGAGCACCAGTTCGGCCGGCGGCTGGAGACCGTGGGCTTCGCGGACATCCAGGGCGCGGCGGCCGAGTCGCAGATCCGCAAGACGGGTCTCGCGAACACGCTGTACTCCTTCGGGATCGCCCACCCGGGCGCGATCACCCTGCACAACTTCCCGCGCGCACTGCAGCGCTTCGAGCGCGACGGGGAGATCGTCGACCTGTCGGTCGTCGACCTCGTGCGCACGCGCCGGCGCGGTGTGCCGCGCTACAACGACTTCCGGGCCGGGCTGCACCGGGGGCGGATCCGTTCCTTCGAGGAACTGACAAGGAACCCGCAGACGCTGGCCCGGCTGAAGGACGTCTACCGCGACGTCGACGAGATCGACACGGTGGTGGGGCTGTTCGCGGAGAACCCGCCGGAGGGCTTCGGGTTCAGCGACACCGCGTTCCGGATCTTCATTCTGATGGCCAGCCGACGGCTGCAGAGCGACCGGTTCCTGACCGTCGACTACCGGCCGGAGGTGTACACACCGCTCGGCATCGACTGGGTCGAGAACGGCGGTATGCACTCCGTCGTCCTGCGCCACTGCCCGGAGCTGGCGCCGCTGCTGCCACGCGGCGCGAGCGCCTTCGCACCCTGGCGGACGGTGCGGCCGACGGGTGACGACGGCGGTGCGCCATGA
- a CDS encoding sugar phosphate isomerase/epimerase family protein: MKISLDPYMFRALPIDEMVRTVAELGYEYIELSPRDDFMPFFLHPRADDERVAELKTSLRTHGVRLSSVLPLYKWSSPDETERQAAVRYWKRMIEITSDLECPLMNSEFNGRPERAAESEAAFWRSLEELLPLFEREGIALNLEAHPDDFCEENTPAVDLVRAIDKPWVNYLYCAPHSFHLSGADPAADVAAMMRYAGDKLRHVHIADSFNHKGSSGLRYILNPPGTTARIHQHLDIGQGEVDWDAFFGTLRELDFDGVATACVFAWEERAEESSAFMLDRITKELAS; this comes from the coding sequence ATGAAGATCTCCCTCGACCCGTACATGTTCCGCGCGCTGCCGATCGACGAGATGGTGCGCACGGTCGCCGAACTCGGCTACGAATACATCGAGCTGTCGCCACGGGACGACTTCATGCCGTTCTTCCTGCATCCGCGGGCGGACGACGAGCGCGTCGCCGAGCTGAAGACCTCCCTGCGCACCCACGGTGTGCGGCTGTCCTCGGTACTGCCCCTGTACAAGTGGTCCTCGCCCGACGAGACCGAACGGCAGGCCGCGGTGCGCTACTGGAAGCGGATGATCGAGATCACCTCCGACCTCGAATGCCCGTTGATGAACTCGGAGTTCAACGGCCGTCCCGAGCGCGCGGCCGAGAGCGAGGCGGCGTTCTGGCGCTCGCTGGAGGAACTGCTCCCCCTCTTCGAGCGGGAGGGCATCGCGCTGAACCTGGAGGCGCACCCGGACGACTTCTGCGAGGAGAACACCCCCGCCGTCGACCTGGTCCGGGCGATCGACAAGCCCTGGGTCAACTACCTCTACTGCGCGCCGCACTCCTTCCACCTCTCGGGGGCAGATCCGGCGGCGGACGTCGCGGCGATGATGCGTTACGCGGGTGACAAGCTCCGGCACGTGCACATCGCCGACTCCTTCAACCACAAGGGTTCCAGCGGGCTGCGGTACATCCTCAACCCGCCCGGCACCACCGCCCGGATCCACCAGCACCTGGACATCGGCCAGGGCGAGGTCGACTGGGACGCCTTCTTCGGCACCCTGCGCGAGCTGGACTTCGACGGCGTCGCCACGGCCTGTGTCTTCGCCTGGGAGGAACGGGCCGAGGAGTCCTCCGCGTTCATGCTGGACCGCATCACCAAGGAACTCGCCTCGTAG
- a CDS encoding Gfo/Idh/MocA family protein, giving the protein MPVRVGVIGAGWIGHEHIRRLTHTVTGARVTAVTDLDLARAEEAAAPVGALVLPDGAAVVASDDVDAVLVTSWGPTHAEHVLAAIAAGKPVFCEKPLATTAEDCLRIIEAETAHGRRLVQVGFMRRYDAGYRQMKQVIDSGRIGEPLIVHCAHRNPTVPESYTSAMAALDTAVHEVDVLRWLLDDEIVSTQVVTPRATGKRFAHLKDPQIMLFETAKGVRIDLEVFVNCQYGYDIQCEAVGEEGLVRLPDPAAVGVRTSAQHTTQVPTDWVARFRDAFDTEFREWIATLAAGDEPTGPSAWDGYAATVITAATVEALETGRVVGTDLKPRPTLYGGTA; this is encoded by the coding sequence ATGCCCGTACGTGTAGGAGTCATCGGCGCCGGCTGGATCGGCCACGAACACATCCGCCGCCTCACCCACACCGTCACCGGTGCCCGCGTCACCGCGGTCACCGACCTCGACCTGGCCCGCGCCGAGGAGGCCGCGGCACCGGTCGGGGCGCTGGTCCTGCCGGACGGCGCGGCGGTGGTCGCGTCGGACGACGTGGACGCCGTTCTCGTGACGTCGTGGGGGCCCACGCACGCCGAGCACGTCCTGGCCGCGATCGCGGCGGGCAAGCCGGTCTTCTGCGAGAAACCGCTGGCCACCACCGCCGAGGACTGTCTGAGGATCATCGAGGCGGAGACGGCGCACGGACGCCGTCTGGTCCAGGTCGGCTTCATGCGCCGCTACGACGCCGGCTACCGCCAGATGAAGCAGGTCATCGACTCCGGCCGCATCGGCGAGCCGCTGATCGTGCACTGCGCGCACCGCAATCCGACGGTCCCCGAGTCGTACACCTCCGCGATGGCCGCCCTGGACACGGCGGTGCACGAGGTGGACGTGCTGCGCTGGCTGCTGGACGACGAGATCGTCTCCACGCAGGTGGTGACCCCGCGTGCCACCGGCAAGCGGTTCGCGCACCTCAAGGACCCGCAGATCATGCTCTTCGAGACGGCCAAGGGTGTCCGCATCGACCTGGAGGTCTTCGTCAACTGCCAGTACGGCTACGACATCCAGTGCGAGGCCGTCGGCGAGGAGGGCCTTGTCCGGCTGCCCGACCCCGCCGCGGTGGGTGTGCGCACGTCGGCCCAGCACACCACGCAGGTGCCGACGGACTGGGTGGCGCGCTTCCGGGACGCCTTCGACACGGAGTTCCGCGAGTGGATCGCGACCCTCGCGGCCGGCGACGAACCCACCGGCCCGTCCGCCTGGGACGGCTACGCCGCCACCGTCATCACCGCCGCGACCGTCGAGGCCCTGGAGACGGGCCGCGTCGTCGGCACGGACCTCAAGCCCCGCCCCACGCTCTACGGAGGCACCGCATGA
- a CDS encoding TIM barrel protein — translation MATAPSPLRTAAGNLCLGSAPDSWGVWFPEDEHQVPYTRFLDELAQAGYTWLELGPYGYLPTDPHRLREELDARGLKVSGGTAFGALHRPEAWDEMLAHVRQVATLTAAAGAHHLVLIPPMYRDEKTGEFTESPELTAVQWAGFGRAADRLGRLLLDEYDIRLVLHPHADSHIQTQPEIERLLNESDSRWTNLCLDTGHVAYGGGDNLDLIRRFGERVGYVHIKQMDPEILAQVAAEKLSFGEAVKRGVCVSPPAGVPAPADVVAELAKLDAELFVIVEQDLYPCAPEVPLPIAVSTREHLAGCGLAGTRRPGTRR, via the coding sequence ATGGCAACCGCTCCCTCCCCCCTCCGCACCGCCGCGGGCAACCTCTGCCTGGGTTCCGCCCCCGATTCCTGGGGCGTGTGGTTCCCCGAGGACGAGCACCAGGTGCCGTACACCCGCTTCCTCGACGAGCTCGCGCAGGCCGGTTACACGTGGCTGGAGCTGGGTCCCTACGGCTACCTCCCCACCGACCCCCACCGCCTGAGGGAGGAGCTGGACGCGCGCGGCCTCAAGGTCTCCGGCGGTACGGCGTTCGGCGCGCTGCACCGGCCCGAGGCGTGGGACGAGATGCTCGCCCACGTCCGGCAGGTCGCCACGCTGACCGCGGCGGCCGGCGCGCACCACCTGGTCCTCATCCCTCCCATGTACCGGGACGAGAAGACCGGTGAGTTCACCGAGTCGCCCGAGCTGACCGCGGTGCAGTGGGCGGGCTTCGGCAGGGCCGCGGACCGGCTCGGCCGACTGCTGCTCGACGAGTACGACATCCGTCTGGTCCTCCACCCGCACGCCGACAGCCACATCCAGACCCAGCCGGAGATCGAGCGGCTGCTCAACGAGTCCGACTCACGCTGGACCAACCTCTGCCTGGACACCGGGCACGTGGCCTACGGCGGCGGCGACAACCTCGACCTCATCCGCCGCTTCGGCGAGCGCGTCGGCTACGTCCACATCAAGCAGATGGACCCCGAGATCCTCGCCCAGGTGGCGGCGGAGAAGCTGTCGTTCGGGGAGGCCGTCAAGCGCGGGGTGTGCGTGTCGCCTCCCGCGGGGGTGCCCGCGCCCGCCGACGTGGTGGCCGAACTGGCCAAGCTGGACGCCGAGTTGTTCGTCATCGTCGAGCAGGACCTGTACCCGTGCGCGCCCGAGGTTCCGCTGCCCATCGCGGTGAGCACCCGTGAGCACCTGGCCGGCTGCGGTCTGGCCGGGACCCGGCGCCCCGGCACCCGCCGGTAG
- a CDS encoding CoA-acylating methylmalonate-semialdehyde dehydrogenase: MNTIPHWINGSPAEGSTTATQPVHNPATGAERARVVLGGGADVDAAVRAASAAFATWSESSLTTRTQVMFAFRQLLVEHEEELGRIISGEHGKTVDDARGEIVRGREVVEFACGLGDVLKGDFSDQVSRGVDVHSFRQPLGVVAGITPFNFPAMVPLWMHPIALATGNTFILKPSERDPSAANFVAGLYRKAGLPDGVFNVVHGGKDAVDAILDHPGIEAVSFVGSTPIARYVHERATAAGKRVQALGGAKNHAVVLPDADLEFAANHITAGAYGSAGERCMALSVAVAVGEAADGLVEVLRRKAREVKVGPGDAPGTEMGPLVTRAAQERVENAVGTAAAQGATVVVDGRGLKVAGHEDGFFTGPSLLDHVTTEMEAYRQELFGPVLAVVRVDTLDAAIDVINANPYGNGTAVFTASGEAARRFQRSVKVGMIGVNVPVPVPMSYYSFGGWKDSLIGDSPVHGPEGIRFYTRPKVVTSRWPRQNHHVAAGFDFPTSD, from the coding sequence GTGAACACCATTCCCCACTGGATCAACGGCTCGCCCGCCGAGGGCTCCACCACCGCCACCCAGCCGGTCCACAACCCGGCCACCGGCGCCGAGCGGGCCCGTGTGGTCCTGGGCGGCGGCGCGGACGTGGACGCCGCCGTACGGGCCGCCTCCGCCGCCTTCGCGACCTGGTCGGAGTCCTCCCTCACCACGCGCACGCAGGTGATGTTCGCCTTCCGCCAGCTGCTCGTGGAGCACGAGGAGGAACTGGGGCGGATCATCTCCGGCGAGCACGGCAAGACCGTCGACGACGCCCGCGGCGAGATCGTCCGCGGCCGTGAGGTCGTCGAGTTCGCCTGCGGGCTCGGCGACGTCCTCAAGGGCGACTTCTCCGACCAGGTCTCCCGCGGCGTGGACGTGCACAGCTTCCGTCAGCCCCTGGGCGTCGTCGCCGGCATCACGCCGTTCAACTTCCCCGCGATGGTTCCCCTCTGGATGCACCCGATCGCCCTCGCGACCGGCAACACGTTCATCCTCAAGCCGTCCGAACGCGATCCGTCCGCCGCCAACTTCGTCGCCGGGCTGTACCGGAAGGCGGGCCTGCCCGACGGCGTGTTCAACGTCGTCCACGGCGGCAAGGACGCGGTCGACGCCATCCTCGACCACCCCGGCATCGAGGCCGTCTCCTTCGTCGGCTCCACCCCCATCGCCCGGTACGTCCACGAGCGGGCAACCGCGGCCGGCAAGCGGGTCCAGGCCCTGGGCGGCGCGAAGAACCACGCCGTCGTCCTCCCGGACGCCGACCTGGAGTTCGCCGCCAACCACATCACCGCCGGCGCCTACGGCTCCGCGGGCGAGCGCTGCATGGCCCTCTCCGTCGCCGTCGCGGTCGGTGAGGCGGCCGACGGGCTGGTGGAGGTGCTCCGACGCAAGGCCCGCGAGGTCAAGGTCGGTCCGGGCGACGCCCCCGGCACGGAGATGGGTCCGCTGGTCACCAGGGCCGCCCAGGAACGGGTGGAGAACGCCGTCGGCACCGCCGCCGCCCAGGGCGCCACCGTCGTCGTCGACGGCCGCGGGCTGAAGGTCGCCGGCCACGAGGACGGCTTCTTCACCGGCCCCTCCCTGCTCGACCACGTCACCACCGAGATGGAGGCGTACCGGCAGGAACTGTTCGGCCCGGTCCTCGCCGTCGTCCGCGTCGACACCCTCGACGCGGCCATCGACGTCATCAACGCCAACCCCTACGGCAACGGCACCGCCGTCTTCACCGCCTCCGGTGAGGCCGCGCGCCGGTTCCAGCGCTCCGTCAAGGTCGGCATGATCGGCGTCAACGTCCCCGTGCCCGTCCCGATGTCGTACTACTCCTTCGGCGGCTGGAAGGACTCCCTCATCGGCGACTCGCCGGTCCACGGCCCCGAGGGCATCCGCTTCTACACCCGCCCCAAGGTCGTCACCTCGCGCTGGCCCCGGCAGAACCACCACGTCGCGGCGGGCTTCGACTTCCCCACCTCCGACTGA